Below is a window of Malania oleifera isolate guangnan ecotype guangnan chromosome 1, ASM2987363v1, whole genome shotgun sequence DNA.
CTTCCCTTCTTGTTGAAAACATGTGCATTTATCTGATTCTGGCCAAGCTCAGTGTTATGGCATCTGCAATATatcaaagaataaaaaaaaagtgaaattgCTACTGTAAGCATATTGCAGCCAACAATAAACTTTCTGCACAATACTATGAACAGATAGCTCCATGATTGGGCAGATGCAGCTGACAAGAAAATTGTACAATCAAATCCATCACAATAAACACAGATAATATATgaaaagataaaaagaaaaagacatggATATTAATTAACATATGCATGGGAGGGCCACTGTTCATGCATGATAAAAATCTGAATGCTCTCAAATGCTTAGGTTCAAGTGTTTGAGACTTGAGAGATGCCACATAATTGCAAAATGCTAAAGGCGATGACTATCCCCAAATCATCATTGGCCCTGCTGGGGCAGACAGCCCTGGTCAATTGGTTACAAATGCAAGCAGGATATGACTCCCCATGCCTTGAATTTCCACATAATATTTAACTCAAAAACCTTCCTGTTTTTCAGCAATAGGAAAGGCACATGCAATCTTAAAATCATCAAATCACTGAGTAGAGGGAAGGCACATCCAATCTTACAGATCATTAAATCAATGAGACTTCTGCCAGTGAGCACTCAGCCTCACTTCATTAGACAACCTCTTCAATTTTACATGCTAAATTGATTTCAGGTACCACTCCTTTCTCATATGCGTTGACCTGGCCAGTTCTAAAAAATTCATGCATATTGTTTGCTGTGTCAGATAGATGGCAGAGGATACTTCTCTGAGAATTGAAGCGTCATATGAAACAGCTGCTGGAATCATTAACTATTAAAACTTCCAATTATGTTAAAGTGATTATGTTGCATTAATCCAGGTGTACAGCAAGCCTCTCAGCACAATTGTATTAAAAGCTTTATGCTAGGCCCTAGCCTGCTGCTTTTGCAAAGACATAATTTCCCTTCCAATAACGTTCGATGTTAGTTGAAGGACTTCCTGCAAGGGCACCTGCAGCAAAAGACCACAGAACTTCCCACAACAGATGAAAGGGGAGGAAATCGTTTGCATTTCCTTCTGAGGAAACACATCAAAATATAACAAACAATGCACAATCACCTCAAGCTCTGATACTCCTCCATTTGCTTGAAACCCCAATGATTCTAAAGAAATTACACCACAAATTATAGACAACCCCAACTTTGGTCAACAATGCTAAAACgcgtgttagccttggtggctacactatcatgatttttgtgttttgatgatattaacctatatgtagTTTCTAGtgttttccatctttgcagatcatgctTAGTACAGGTATAAGTGTCGAATACATAAAGTATTGGTCAAAAGGCAAATATCGGACCAAGTTGATGTTCGAAttgaaagatcaaatggacacgtactcggaagaacccaagcacaaccaaagggaGCTTAATGTTGGATTTTATGTAATGGGTGTGTGTTTGAAGTAGTATATCTTGTAgctcttgcggttttgtttcatacataatttctgagcaagagttgagcaaattgcatatgcatactaggacacatgagtttataggattgcactaaaatcacaaactcaccttttactgttttcaaagttaaacttaagagtttgttaaatgaatcctaaactcaaatatgttttctaaagggacaagttttaaaacatcttggtattttgaacatcttcatacttagtcccggttTTATCCAAACAAATCTTATGTCCTAAGGGTgcaaagaaagtaaagtatattttcaataaaggacatacaagcatataagatatcaatacgattttttaaatgtgtttttattaacaagatatcttatattcaaagggaaactcatttggacaagtattcaactttattagacttaatatttttcatatacttttgtccaagaacttttcaagtgattaaaaggctttttggttgggATTAAAACCTatgttatgcacctatcaaatttcctgaacaccttttggtatttggagcataacttttgtttaaaaagtccaaaaaggatgaTCATGGTGTCcctagaaagttaagaaaaaatctcacaactttcatgttgatgacttctTTTTATTcagggcactcgttgacgagaacaagggattcatcgacgagttgcaaGTCGACATTAGTCAACAAGTCTAACGGGCATAACTAATGCCAACGGGTGGAAACgactagtttttcaaaatataatatcatattttcccccaacggccataaaacggctagttttggtTTTTGGCTATAAAGACAAGTTATTAGGCTTGTTTagacatggttttgaaggcttttgatcattcttagtgaaaagcatttttttataccaaaacctaagcacccagcattttgcattgttgttcttcattcacaagtgctcattctctcttactctttaatagtatttgattcattacttgagagatagtgtgaggtttgctttgtatttaatatttgctcatttgaggagcatcatattgtattttcatcatcttcttgtaaaggtCCTTTGTGAACCGTTGGtcccaaggcgtggacgtaggcttggtgccgaaccacgtaaaaatactggtGTTAATTTTCTCTATCTTTCTCttcattttatttgtcttgtgcatgatttacatttacttataatcttgccaagagtttttattttgtagagaaatacgCATTCCgggaaaagagtctattcaccccccatctagactatatactcccggggcAAGGACGATTAACAATGTGAATTTCACAATTGCCAATCAGAGGGCGGTGCAAAACTCTGCTTACACATTACATATATGTAGGAGATAAGACCCTGTTTGATCCCCTAACCTACAAACAACCATTCCAATCAAAATCATATTGATAACCATTAAGCAAAAGCCCCAATAAACTTCAACATCAAAGAAGGGGCAGTCCAAGTTTGAGTAAGACActcaaaaaagaaaaggagagagaaattATCAAAACTATTAGCACACCAAACTCTTCTATGAGGATTACCAAAACTATCAAGAATAGCCAAGCACTAAAATCATCCAACTCTTTATCAACGAGAATAAGTTGGATGTCAAGATTCCAAGAAATTCAGGAACTATTTTGAAGAGAGACGTTAAAAAATGAGAGAGTCAAAAGGAGTAAGAGGTGGTAAAAATGAATGAGTTTGAGAGAGTTGAATCCACTTTCCTTTCCATGGGTCTTCCTAAAAACAGATTTGATAGTATCCATTCATCTTGCTGGAGCCTCAAATCATGTGATGCCAAATAGCTCAATTTCCAAAACGAAATGACACAATAAATTCCCCCCTAAAGGAAATGTCTAATAAGGCACTATATTCCTCTCTCCCCTAAACTGTGTTGTGACCAAGACCTCACAACCTCCCAACAAAATTAAACTTCTATGTATCTCCCATATCTAACTAGAGAGAACCTTTAATCACCttttcaatcatttttttttagcaaccactttacctaaaagttaaagttattaggttgtgggccaacaatgtatatcaaagtTCAACACTCACTCACACAGAGCCCaattgcatgtggagagataaacaaatgataaattaCACCCATTACAAGTAATGCAATAATTATTTAAACACCATAAAATAAGCacaagcaacaagactagaacctaggacctcttgataagaagctttgataccaagttagattaccactttatctaaagcTTAAGCTAACattgtatatcaaactttaacatgCACAAGAGTCCTAAACAAAATAGGGAATAAGACAAGCCCAAAATTGAGTGATATGACCCAAAAACAAATAGGATGCTTCCAACCACCTAACACACATTTCTTAATTTATAGACAAAAATTCAATACGAGGGTTGCCCCCACAAAGATACTTCTTCTAAATAATTGAACGCCCACCCTAAATGATACAACTAGCTAAAGAGGCATAATAAGAGACATCCTGTGAATTCGAACCTATAGCAATCACACTTCACGTGGATTGATTCTAAGACCATAGATCTCAGGGAAAAAAAAAGGGGATAGATATTTGAAGTTATGCTATTCaatgaaaattgatttttttcaCACTTCAACTCTAGTTGGAACCTTACATGATTGCTTACAAGAAAATGAACTCAAATAAGTAAAACTTCAATGTGTAGGAAAACAAAAAGAACTAGAAAAACTGTGTTTTCTTTTGTTAATAATACCATGTTGACATAGGATGCAACAGAGGCAACAAAGATGCATGAttctgatttttcaaaaagggtggGGATATAAATGCACAAATGCTTTTGGCAAAGTGTGGTTTGGGGGAGGATCAGACATAAGCAGCACTCTGTGGAGAGGCTGATTTTGTGACCCAAACCCATGACACCCAAGTCACTGCAGCAGCAACTTTCATGAAATACCAAAACCCCCACTCATCTGTTCAGATGAAAGGAGAAAGAAACGAATTGTGCGAGCATAGAAATAATTACCTTTCACACAGCTGAAAATTTCTGCATTGACTGCAGCACCATTTGCTTCCAGAGAGTATCACTTTATGGCAATGTGTACAAACAAATTGCAAGTGAGCCACAATAAAGTCTTCCTTCATTGGTAATATAGTCTGCCCCAACTGTCAAAGGAGAAAGGAGACAAGTAATAAGTAGCAAGTCCAACATTTCTAAGATCTTGGGAAGTGGGATTAACAAAGATGAATTTTTAATCTAAaactaaaaaagataaaaaaaaattttgaagcctcataaaataccagagtttccaCACACACAtgcagagagagtgagagagagagagaacatacATCCTACAACTACCCCTATTGTGATCTCCATTGTTCTTCTGATAGATATAAAAATAGAATCGTTAAGGACATTATCAAAATACCAAAGACACCTCAAGATGTAACATTGTCAtatttgttgagaatttcacttgtgagtttgttccacattggaaaatttgaatggatgatgggtgcttatatacgtggttggacccaagacccaataggcttaagcttttgggttaagttggtgttcacccatgtgtatcaagcccacccatgggctcctccggtgctaacaatATTTGGTTTGCAGATGGAACGGCAGTAGGAAAGGAATGGAATGCAAATTTTTGAATGGAAAGCATGAAAAACTTAAGTGATAAATTCGATTCCATTCCATTACAATGTACCAAACGTGTAATAGATGAAGTTTCATATCCCTTTCTGACCTTGAATCAAtctaaaataatagaaaaaagcTACATCCATGCCGAAAACAAAAAACCATTCACACTAAGCTTATAAATGGCTTCTGAAGAAAAAAACTGTATTGTAGGCACAACATTATATTATATCAAAATCATAAAAGGAATTATACTTTCACATCAAATGTCAAGCATTTGAAGGAGAGCTTAGGGACAATggtaaggttgtcgccgtgtgacctAGAGGTCAGGGGTTTGAGGCGtagaaacagcctcttgcaaaaatacaAGGTAAagctgcatactatagacccattgtggtccgccccttccccggactTCACATACGTgggtgggagctttgtgcactgggctgccatCAAATGTCAAGAATTTAACAAATCCCAAACAAGGGGAATAATGCTTCCAATAAAAAGTAGAAACATGAACAGATGTCAAGATGTTGCAAAAAAGTTATGATTTTTGTGCTTGCCTATATCAAGTCCTGCTCTCCTTTGTCACTGGAATCCAAGTGACAGGCATTGGCGATGTGGGTAAGGAGGGAGCAATTAAGGAGGAAAATATAGAATATCTAAAGTGAAAGCAAAAGATTCGTTCTTTTCTTTCATCCTTGGAggaatctctttctctctctctctctctgctaaAATCAAACAATGAAACCATGCAACTACAAGTGGGGACATTCCCCTTTATTAAGTGGGCGCATATTTCATTTGATGTTACTATCATGCAATATAGTAGAGTAGAAATTTTACTTTGTCCATCAGTAGAATATCTTTAGCAGCATCATTAGATTGATTGGTCTGTCCCATGGCTTTTAAACTTCTCTCTGATAGTAGTTTATTGACCTTTTTCTGCAATCCCTCTCCactttcttcttcaatattccTGATCATGTCCTCTGCAACGCCTGACCAATAATCCCCATCGAAAAGTGGCAAACGAGATGCTGTTACCTTGGTGTTGCAATCTCCAGGAAGTTCAAAGAATTGATCATACAAATTAGTTAAATTCGTGATGACTTCTACTCCTGCTTTTCTCAGCATCGATTCATACCTGCGCACATGAAAATTTAGTTAAGACACATACAAACAAAAACACATTCAGAACACTatgtgacattgtgcacgtcCTAACTGCATATTCACATACATTTGAAAgtcctctgtgtgtgtgtgtgtgtgtgagagagagagagagagagagagagagagaccattgCCGCAGCTTATCAGACTTTGGTGTTTTCTGAATCTCTGGATGGCAATGCAAAATATAGTCCTCTCCCTTCACAGGGGGACAAGCCCATAAAAAGCAGCTAGCAAAACCTCGCTTCTTGCAGTAATCAAGGTACCCTATCTGATAATCACAACAGAAGAAATACTCAGCAGCTAGTCTAATGATTTAAAAGTTCATTTGTTCATTTTAGCACTGGACAGCTACTAAAATTGAAGGTTATAAAAAGGAAACAAACAAACGAGAATTTACCAATATTTCGTGGTAAACGAGGGTACGAAGAGCTTCTCCAGTAACTGTTTTTGTCTCAGGCCTGAAGTACTTGACAGAATCAAGATATGAAATATAAACACAGCGCTGATTTGGGTGATGGCATTCAGAACCAAACTCCTGGACGAACATTGCAAAAAGACAGACATCTACCCCTTCAATCTTCTGAAACAAGAGAATCACCTAAAATGGAAGACCAGATGAGCAAGACTTACACCtcaaaaataaatataaccaAACATTAAACAATCCAACAAGCAGACCAAATTGCAGAATCTTCAGGAGGATAGGGCTAAACCCCTTCGTGTGTAACAAATAACACCAACCAACCTCACATTGAAATTTTCTAAAGTGGCATCCAGAGGATGTCCTGTAATACCTTAGGCCAAGAGACCAAGGATTTGAGCCAATTTAAATGATGTCAAGTTATATTTTGAAGCTTTACTCTTCTAAAAGATCTTATTCATGCCCAGgaaaagtaaattaataaatatagatataataatataaagaacTGATGAATAAACCATATTATCACCACAATTCATTCTTCAAGATTACAAGATAAAAACCTACTGTTTCCATCACATGTAATTAGGATACATGAACATTCAAAACTAGGAAAGGCCGAGGAGTATCGTATCCCGATGATAGTTTAGGATTATTTCATGTCCTCAAAGGCAGCTGTTATTTCTCGACATCTCAAGGGAGGTCTTTCCTATTCACTCGTAATTAACACCAACCCTCCCCCAgctggaaaagaaagaaaaaaaaaaaaaaaatttatatgtagacAATGTCCTACCTTTGATCTGTATGGGAATTCAGATGGATAGTTCACGTCATGAAACATATCTGAAAGCCACTTCCCCACTTTTAGCTGTTTGTTGATGGAGAAAACCACTCTAACAACGAGATCTTCTACTCCAGGTACCTTGAATTGGTTGAAAATTATACATTAAATATCTAGCACAGCAATACTAAGAATCTGCAGCATAAAACAGTTGCTACTATTCAATTTGAAAAAGTGAAAGAAGGATGGGGAAAAAATAGACGGAGTTTGTATCTTAGTGCCTTACCTCATCAATGCTCTTCCCTTCCATCTCAGCCCTATCTTCTCTTTCTTCCTTGAGACGCCTAAAAAGCCGCTTCTCTATGTGATCACTAAGCTTTGATCTTGGAAGTTCTTTTGCAGAAAAAGAAACACCTGATGGTAGGGGCCTGTGCTTCCCCATATCCATTTCCTTCAAGTAGCAATTTGGACAAATAAACTCAGCTTTTCCGTCCAAATCCATTTTATCATTGAAGAGAGCACATATCTGGTGCTGCCACCCATCACATTTATCACATTGAACCCACTGCAAGTACACAAAAACACAGCCAGATGAAGCCAGATGAAGTAAATCCAATCAAAAATGAGAAATAACTTGTTAGCTTACTGGTTCATCATTTTCCTCATCATTCCGCTTCTTATCCAGCACTGCCTTGGTGATAACAGTTCCATTTAGGGTTACAAGTGAACCTCTGGCCTTCCTATAGCATGAAGTACAGAAGCAATGACATGTACCACTACCATCTGGAGTGCAGTAATAAGCCACCCTGGGCTTGATACGGCCATCACAAGATGAACAATATATTGGTGCTGCTGCAAATGAAAGGTTCTCCATGCCACACAACTGGCACAAGTTTTCCCTTGCACCATGTGCATTAGTGTTTTCTCCTACTTCCTGACTCAAAGAAGATGCACATAAGCATATCAAAGGTCATAAACATTTAAATTCAGGCATAagaaattaaggaatgaatactTAGTATAACAAAAGGTGTGATAAGGAGTATATGTGTTATAAGTTATAAAGCATATTTAGTTAAAGGGCATTATGATATTTATGCAATTACATACAGATTTTACCATAAATACAGGAGGAGGTTGCCACAGTCCAACTGTGTCCCCACCCCCTCTATGTCTCTCTGTATGGGCACAAAGATAAAAAGAAGTAAGCTAAATAAGATGTTACTAATCAGTACTTGATGTACTAACCTGATCAGTACACCAGCCAAGACTCGATATATGTTCCTTTAGTTGCTTTGCTGTGAAATGTTCAATCATAGAAACAGATTTTTTAATTGATTTATCTGATTTAATTCCTGGTGCGGACTCACTGAACTTGGCCCTGACCTGTATACCCTCTTTTTCATGAGCAACAAGCTCTTCCGAGGGAACAGGCAAATTCCTATAAGTATGTGTAGCAGAATCATCTGGGACTTTATTTCTGATGTCACTATGGCTTGTAAGCTTCATCTCCTCTGGTTTATGATCAACAATGACCACTTCAGGGGAACTGGACACATTCTCCTTATTCTGTCTTTCAGATGTATCAATGACATCATTGCTATTTCCACTACTGACCTGGGAAGGACTTCTTTGTAGCAGGTCCATGTTCATCGTAGTACACTCAGAATCAATATATACAGGAGATTTGAAACTTCCGTGCAAGTGTGGAAGTCCATCAGGAGCAAAGGGTTGATCCATTGAAGGATCCCTTGCACAAGAAAAACGACTTTCAAATGAATATTGAATTTCTAACCTCTTCAACCGCTTCAAATACCTTGGCATATCTTCAGATTTGTCGGAGCTTACTCTGTTATTATCTCCCTTACCACAAACTCCTATGATTCCCTTGTTACATATATCAATAACAGATAGCCCTCGCACTGGTTTACAAATACAACTCTCAGAATGATGACAGTTATCAAAATGGGATACAAGTGCACCATGCATGGTAGTCACATACACTGCAACTGCACGTatttgaatgcataaaattcactTAGGGAATTTGACTTTCCCCTTGGAAGCTGGGGATGATCTCTGGTACTTGGTATACAAACATAAAATTCAATGTTCCTGAGTAAGGCACCACATATCGCTTGAATATTCAAGAAATTTGTAACATTTTGAAGCATCAAAGATGAACCCTTTGCAATTGTTGTCTTAGACCAGAGGCTATGTCTACCTTCCCAGACCCCACGTATAGAATTTTTTAGCCGATACCTGTGTCAAAACTTCTTGTCCACATGATTGctgagaaaaataagaaaatgagaaataaaataaattatgactgccatatttattttgtattggcttcaaaaaaatgaaaatatataattatttttaagcTAAGAATGAAAATGTGGACTAAACAAATTAGATGCACTGGACTAGCTTTTTCATTTTTTCAGCTCCTAACAATGATAAAATCATCACTTAAGCACAAAATGTTCTACTCTTTTTTCCCCAAGCCTCTTCTCCGCAAAAAATCAGAGAAttaatgaaaatgttatgcacaTGCAGGCACATACTTAAAATCTCCACAAATTTGTAATATTTTGTGACAATGACCAAAGAGCATATCCCAACCAAATGAATATTGGAACAGATAATTTATTCAATAGCTTAGGCAAACCAACAATTAAGCCTGAAAAGTTATCATGTATTGAATGAATCCAAGCTCCAtgattttgtaaaagataaaattatatTCATATCAGCACGGCAGTGTGAAAAGAAATAGCTGTCAAGAGGGAATTAAAGTAAGCTTTACAAAACAAACAGAAAGACTTAGCACACTTAACTTTcagctattaaaaaaaaaaaaaaagaaaactctcaGACAATGATTATGCAAGTTAACAACGCATATGCATCATCTGAGAATTAATATTTGATTCATAAGCCTGGGGGAAGCCTTCCTTGCTTCTCAAGATGTTCTTGCTTCCATTCCAAGTCAGCAGTTTAAATGCCTGGTTTTCAGGACACTTGGACCTACATCTCAACTAAGATGGCCAAAACC
It encodes the following:
- the LOC131145921 gene encoding probable histone acetyltransferase HAC-like 1, whose product is MHGALVSHFDNCHHSESCICKPVRGLSVIDICNKGIIGVCGKGDNNRVSSDKSEDMPRYLKRLKRLEIQYSFESRFSCARDPSMDQPFAPDGLPHLHGSFKSPVYIDSECTTMNMDLLQRSPSQVSSGNSNDVIDTSERQNKENVSSSPEVVIVDHKPEEMKLTSHSDIRNKVPDDSATHTYRNLPVPSEELVAHEKEGIQVRAKFSESAPGIKSDKSIKKSVSMIEHFTAKQLKEHISSLGWCTDQEVGENTNAHGARENLCQLCGMENLSFAAAPIYCSSCDGRIKPRVAYYCTPDGSGTCHCFCTSCYRKARGSLVTLNGTVITKAVLDKKRNDEENDEPWVQCDKCDGWQHQICALFNDKMDLDGKAEFICPNCYLKEMDMGKHRPLPSGVSFSAKELPRSKLSDHIEKRLFRRLKEEREDRAEMEGKSIDEVPGVEDLVVRVVFSINKQLKVGKWLSDMFHDVNYPSEFPYRSKVILLFQKIEGVDVCLFAMFVQEFGSECHHPNQRCVYISYLDSVKYFRPETKTVTGEALRTLVYHEILIGYLDYCKKRGFASCFLWACPPVKGEDYILHCHPEIQKTPKSDKLRQWYESMLRKAGVEVITNLTNLYDQFFELPGDCNTKVTASRLPLFDGDYWSGVAEDMIRNIEEESGEGLQKKVNKLLSERSLKAMGQTNQSNDAAKDILLMDKLGQTILPMKEDFIVAHLQFVCTHCHKVILSGSKWCCSQCRNFQLCERCHNTELGQNQINAHVFNKKGRHIISEVLVKDIPFDTEDNDICVNNDFFDNRQAFLSFCQENHYQFDTLRQSKHSSMMILYHLHQSSVVSVRGTESKEEAKQRKAELSAVGCTELHRQQRYFIADPLLAAYSLLYLYRLVALSHPSSYPRCLQIKRLFHHASKCSLRVSGGCQPCKKAWLILIMHSKRCGSSDCKVPRCRFSVDFLLRLLVVIVEYFALHWSIDRERFICCVGGWKWSHKEPKAQEEEEVSLELQNSRGLLDEEELGDRGKDLRIDAKSHCKANMVNSLMNEKNQH